A portion of the Patescibacteria group bacterium genome contains these proteins:
- a CDS encoding RNA polymerase sigma factor — protein MKIGKIEEKLLLYKIKKNDKEAFVKAYDLYVDQLYRFIYFKVGSREEAEDLCSAVFLKTWNYILENTLKDHKTLKALLYKIARNLIIDHYRKNKDRENISLDGDSGIEVIDEKQSASRAMELKTDLLVLETKLPELKDEYREVIILRFVNELSIKEIAEILDKSKGNTRVLIFRALKALKELLENDEKMNK, from the coding sequence ATGAAAATAGGCAAAATAGAAGAAAAATTGCTATTATACAAAATCAAAAAAAACGACAAAGAGGCCTTTGTTAAAGCTTATGATTTATATGTAGATCAGCTTTACCGGTTTATTTATTTTAAAGTAGGCAGCCGGGAAGAAGCCGAAGATTTATGTTCAGCTGTTTTTTTGAAAACCTGGAATTATATCTTAGAGAATACTCTAAAAGACCATAAAACTTTAAAGGCTCTGCTCTATAAAATCGCCAGAAATTTAATCATTGACCATTACCGAAAAAATAAAGACAGAGAAAATATCAGCCTTGACGGCGATAGCGGAATTGAAGTTATTGACGAGAAGCAAAGCGCCTCTCGCGCCATGGAATTAAAAACCGACCTTTTGGTTTTAGAAACTAAATTGCCGGAATTAAAAGACGAATATCGCGAGGTAATAATTTTGCGCTTCGTTAATGAACTTTCAATCAAAGAAATCGCCGAGATTTTAGATAAGTCAAAAGGCAATACTCGCGTTCTGATCTTCCGCGCGCTAAAAGCTTTGAAAGAACTTTTAGAGAATGATGAAAAAATGAATAAATGA
- a CDS encoding DUF5667 domain-containing protein — protein MNDKDLLKKLNNLKTIKPDDNFKKNYRELLYAQISAGATVNKSESNLRIIWESIMPGKVFINMVKPVWITSLASVLILVIGVGGVYASKNSKPGDSLYIAKIISEKAQFVMTFNEKDKAKLGLEFATNRAKEITQVLEESKESEDKKGAKVEQLSQDFKKEISQVKNRLTTIKKAENKNNQNKEEEPEVFGANLGKDDQRMEISEPVKPAAKQEILPEVKLELAAPVIATTTEGSLNSPDKALEEAEKMLDEKNYDGAIDKIEEAKQIINQESENLEPVKGEVKGVSETATSTN, from the coding sequence ATGAACGACAAAGATCTGCTCAAAAAATTAAATAATTTAAAAACCATTAAACCCGATGATAATTTTAAAAAGAATTATCGGGAGCTTTTATATGCGCAAATTTCCGCCGGAGCGACTGTTAATAAATCAGAATCAAATTTAAGAATAATTTGGGAGAGCATTATGCCGGGCAAAGTTTTTATTAATATGGTTAAACCGGTCTGGATAACGTCTTTAGCCAGCGTCTTAATTTTAGTAATCGGCGTGGGCGGAGTTTATGCCTCAAAAAATTCCAAACCCGGCGATTCATTATATATCGCCAAGATCATCAGCGAGAAGGCCCAGTTCGTTATGACTTTTAATGAAAAAGATAAAGCTAAATTAGGTTTGGAGTTTGCCACCAACCGCGCTAAAGAAATAACTCAAGTTTTAGAAGAGTCTAAGGAGTCGGAAGATAAGAAGGGCGCGAAAGTAGAACAATTATCGCAAGATTTTAAAAAAGAAATCAGCCAAGTTAAAAACAGATTAACCACTATTAAAAAAGCTGAAAACAAAAATAATCAGAATAAAGAAGAAGAGCCGGAAGTCTTCGGCGCTAATTTAGGCAAGGACGATCAAAGAATGGAAATTTCCGAACCGGTAAAACCGGCGGCTAAACAAGAAATTTTACCGGAGGTTAAACTTGAGTTGGCGGCGCCGGTTATCGCCACGACGACTGAAGGAAGTTTAAACAGCCCGGATAAGGCCTTAGAAGAAGCGGAAAAGATGCTTGATGAAAAAAATTATGACGGCGCGATAGATAAAATAGAAGAAGCCAAACAAATAATTAATCAAGAATCTGAAAATCTTGAACCTGTTAAAGGCGAGGTTAAAGGCGTGAGCGAAACGGCAACGAGCACGAATTAA
- a CDS encoding carboxypeptidase regulatory-like domain-containing protein gives MLFVFGFGAIILSANPARAEALTSVTVAPKTDNVDNLVGQADATWRFTINNVTALTALTHAVEITFPSIGQTMWDFSLVTASSTALGGDALQFATSSQQMWRNGNQRKIILVATSTQTTAANNFIIDIKGLTNPMIGTSDMGSKNWSVRTCVLAVPGVPGNGDTGGCASDLDSAATGAATITRRGGAITDWTITPTSFSSSATMVQYSVTFTASTTLNVGDKIHFNFPAVGYASPLTGATTSLQTIVEGGTAQIAADAIAVSNANGTNQIILTVSGGEIDPAATSTVTFTVGNITNPTKGAYQGFKVYTTIAGGGLVDGSYWGEPAMGDNSPPPVETIQIGGDNTVTGTVKVRRANGDLETVTQAEARQLQVGMGCPDLQFFAGTVKVADNGTFTYSNLISATYILFVMPFSSTNSEFFANYIPPSQLQINATGAETITVTPTFEVPDAEIRGTITGGIENGTEQISVRGYTGAVQSFSPVFNGPDYLTEGLSATGTGYFKLPVKSGDTWQIAIEANNGTISSGGTQYWTPAVDPVFISAGTAITTLSPVAFAVADKTLNVTLRRSSDNSVIDETTPPMPCLGIRRSGSDMKGPGGQGVCSTTLVNGVKVYQLKVPTGAFSIQLMMPGGFKEYPVNILSTDTTVNKTVVVQQATTYITGTIHDPEGFHINGASVMAQGSNGSFNQTLTNTSGVYTLYVPVGTYRVEAFAPGYGPLGAITDISVLLGANATGKDFTISAGNFKTIKGQVHTGATNYEGVHMHAFGSSGQNSTMTRSDGTYTLRVPAGTGYTIDAWSESMGFIGSLTNVDVSGNVTGKDFTPQAQGYLQIKITGGNTYGLDKIFAWAFNPTTGKGNGSDTWTATTSNADLVTKFNLPAGDYRLDVGTPAFGNLTSLAANIDATTTTIVADATSEITIALPEIITLSGVTRANATVWASRTDGPGKFTTTADATTGAYSMKIPSGYNYMVGANLTGYTSAPVTLSAVAVDTTQNLTLTASSDTISGTVTSGGEALSEGFVWAVRANNTGWMGSELSGDGTYSLAVDSGSWTVYADAPCKTPSSGTAQTGAGTVNISLTAISGCSYNAPEMNSMTPTTGGVVSQSDVSVNIPPNALGTGSSNVSMTVAKPSIIPPSTLNASPIGTSTKRILVTDSNGTAVTSLSNSIEISITYSDSDIPAGSENNLQLAFWNTSSNTWDPVAATLDTTNNTLTAKVDHLTDFAPIVPTADNAPETPTGLTAAKSGNTTIDLSWTAVSGATSYLIYKDTSASGSFPYLASGTGTTYSSTGLSGGTAYYYKVSASNSSGESTASDAATATTCSTVANGTVSGAGCTLTCNSGYTNSGGTCVAASSGGGIMPSGNSNQTPADTAAEETPAAALESPAESPAKTTTASELTATAAQKIVAMAAEAAEIIKSDINSFLGKFGFKRDLAKEDVAVKKYVKDLIKGAKGITAEKQNALSNFIAYGTYTTVKLGEGERAGVINSYKSTFGKLPATAEEWSDVIKIANGRWPTARDNKSENASTEAFKKIYKRSPNRANANDDAAVTVIAYGLRPANRNTNSEKAAIKSFKAIYGYAPVSATAWDIVRAIAYSGAKR, from the coding sequence ATGCTATTCGTATTTGGCTTTGGCGCTATAATTTTATCCGCCAATCCGGCACGGGCCGAAGCTTTAACTTCGGTTACCGTAGCCCCTAAAACCGACAATGTTGATAATTTGGTCGGTCAGGCTGATGCTACCTGGCGATTTACAATCAACAACGTAACCGCCCTAACCGCTTTAACGCATGCCGTGGAAATTACTTTTCCGTCTATTGGTCAAACCATGTGGGATTTTAGTCTTGTCACCGCCTCTAGCACGGCCTTAGGCGGAGACGCTTTACAGTTTGCTACCAGTAGCCAGCAAATGTGGCGCAACGGTAATCAAAGAAAAATAATTCTTGTGGCCACTAGCACGCAAACCACCGCGGCCAATAATTTTATTATAGACATAAAAGGCTTGACCAATCCTATGATAGGCACGTCGGATATGGGAAGTAAAAATTGGTCGGTCAGAACTTGCGTTTTAGCCGTTCCGGGTGTTCCGGGCAATGGTGATACCGGCGGCTGCGCCAGTGATTTGGATTCAGCCGCAACCGGAGCCGCTACCATAACCAGACGAGGCGGAGCGATTACTGATTGGACCATTACTCCTACGAGTTTCTCCTCTAGCGCGACCATGGTGCAATATTCTGTTACTTTTACCGCCAGCACCACTTTAAATGTCGGCGATAAAATACATTTTAATTTTCCAGCAGTTGGCTATGCTTCACCTTTAACTGGCGCCACGACTTCATTGCAAACGATTGTTGAAGGCGGTACGGCGCAGATCGCTGCCGACGCCATAGCAGTTTCAAATGCTAATGGCACTAACCAAATAATTTTAACCGTAAGCGGCGGCGAGATTGACCCGGCCGCCACTTCCACGGTAACTTTTACAGTCGGAAATATTACCAATCCGACTAAAGGAGCTTATCAAGGCTTTAAAGTATATACTACCATTGCCGGCGGCGGCCTGGTTGACGGGTCATATTGGGGCGAACCGGCCATGGGCGATAACTCGCCGCCGCCGGTTGAAACTATCCAGATCGGCGGCGATAATACCGTTACCGGCACGGTAAAAGTCAGACGCGCTAACGGTGATTTAGAAACAGTTACTCAAGCGGAAGCCAGGCAACTGCAAGTCGGTATGGGTTGCCCTGATCTGCAATTTTTCGCCGGAACGGTAAAAGTAGCTGATAACGGCACTTTTACTTATAGCAATTTAATCAGCGCCACTTATATATTATTCGTCATGCCTTTCTCTAGTACTAATTCCGAGTTTTTTGCCAACTACATTCCGCCCTCCCAGTTGCAAATAAATGCTACCGGCGCTGAAACCATTACGGTCACCCCAACCTTTGAAGTGCCGGATGCGGAAATCCGCGGCACAATTACCGGAGGAATAGAAAACGGCACCGAACAAATTTCCGTCAGAGGCTATACGGGCGCGGTTCAATCATTTTCACCGGTTTTTAACGGTCCAGACTATCTAACTGAAGGCTTGAGCGCTACCGGCACCGGCTATTTTAAATTGCCGGTTAAATCAGGCGATACCTGGCAGATTGCCATTGAAGCCAACAATGGAACCATTTCCAGCGGCGGCACCCAATATTGGACGCCGGCGGTTGATCCGGTTTTTATATCAGCCGGCACCGCCATTACTACGCTTAGTCCGGTCGCTTTCGCGGTCGCCGACAAAACATTAAACGTAACTTTAAGGCGCAGCTCTGATAATTCGGTCATTGACGAAACCACTCCGCCTATGCCTTGCTTAGGCATCCGGCGGTCCGGCTCTGACATGAAAGGGCCGGGCGGGCAAGGCGTCTGCAGTACTACTTTAGTCAACGGCGTAAAAGTCTATCAACTCAAAGTTCCGACCGGCGCTTTTTCTATCCAATTGATGATGCCGGGCGGATTTAAAGAATATCCGGTCAATATTTTAAGCACTGATACTACGGTTAATAAAACCGTGGTGGTTCAGCAAGCCACTACCTACATTACCGGCACGATACATGACCCTGAAGGTTTCCATATTAATGGAGCTTCGGTAATGGCGCAAGGCTCAAACGGCAGTTTTAACCAAACCTTAACCAATACCTCCGGCGTTTATACGCTATATGTGCCGGTAGGCACCTACCGGGTAGAAGCTTTTGCCCCAGGTTATGGCCCCTTAGGCGCTATTACGGATATAAGCGTGCTCTTAGGAGCTAATGCCACTGGCAAAGATTTTACCATTTCCGCGGGAAATTTTAAGACTATTAAAGGACAGGTACATACCGGAGCGACCAATTATGAAGGCGTGCATATGCATGCTTTCGGTTCCAGCGGCCAAAACAGCACTATGACCAGAAGCGACGGCACCTATACTTTAAGAGTGCCGGCCGGAACCGGCTATACGATTGACGCCTGGTCGGAAAGCATGGGTTTCATCGGTAGCTTAACCAATGTTGATGTATCAGGTAATGTCACCGGCAAAGATTTCACGCCACAAGCGCAGGGATATCTGCAAATTAAAATTACCGGAGGCAATACCTATGGCTTGGACAAAATTTTTGCCTGGGCTTTCAACCCAACGACCGGTAAAGGCAATGGTTCAGATACCTGGACGGCAACTACCAGCAATGCGGACTTAGTCACAAAATTTAATTTGCCGGCCGGCGATTATCGCCTTGACGTTGGCACGCCGGCTTTCGGCAATCTAACTTCGCTAGCCGCTAATATTGACGCTACCACCACTACCATTGTAGCCGATGCGACTTCCGAAATTACCATTGCTTTACCGGAAATAATAACTTTAAGCGGCGTTACCAGAGCGAACGCCACGGTTTGGGCGTCAAGAACCGACGGCCCGGGAAAATTTACCACCACGGCCGACGCTACCACCGGCGCTTATTCAATGAAAATTCCTTCCGGCTATAATTATATGGTAGGCGCGAATTTAACCGGCTATACCAGCGCGCCGGTAACTTTATCCGCGGTTGCCGTTGATACTACCCAAAATTTAACTTTAACCGCCTCTTCGGATACTATTTCCGGCACGGTAACTTCCGGCGGCGAAGCTCTAAGCGAAGGTTTTGTCTGGGCGGTAAGAGCTAATAACACCGGCTGGATGGGTTCAGAATTAAGCGGCGACGGCACTTATTCATTAGCCGTTGATTCCGGCAGTTGGACGGTTTATGCCGACGCGCCATGCAAAACTCCTTCCAGCGGCACAGCCCAAACAGGCGCGGGCACGGTAAATATTTCTTTAACCGCAATTAGCGGCTGCAGTTATAACGCGCCAGAAATGAACAGTATGACGCCGACTACCGGCGGAGTCGTTTCCCAGTCCGATGTCTCCGTGAACATTCCGCCCAACGCTTTAGGCACTGGCAGCTCCAATGTTTCCATGACCGTGGCTAAACCGTCAATTATCCCTCCGTCCACCTTAAATGCTTCTCCGATCGGCACCTCAACTAAAAGGATTTTAGTTACCGACTCTAACGGCACCGCGGTTACCAGCTTAAGCAATTCAATTGAAATTTCCATTACTTACAGCGATTCGGATATCCCGGCCGGCTCGGAAAATAATTTACAGCTGGCATTTTGGAACACTTCTTCTAATACCTGGGATCCGGTAGCGGCCACGCTTGACACTACCAACAATACCTTAACCGCTAAAGTTGACCACTTAACCGATTTCGCGCCGATTGTCCCGACTGCCGATAACGCGCCGGAAACGCCAACCGGCCTAACTGCGGCCAAAAGCGGCAACACCACGATTGATTTATCTTGGACCGCGGTTAGCGGCGCCACTAGCTATTTAATCTATAAAGACACATCCGCCAGCGGCAGTTTTCCTTATTTGGCTTCCGGCACCGGCACGACATACTCCAGCACCGGCCTTTCCGGCGGAACCGCTTATTATTATAAAGTAAGCGCCTCAAACTCAAGCGGCGAATCAACTGCTTCCGACGCGGCCACGGCCACCACTTGCAGTACTGTAGCTAACGGAACAGTTTCCGGCGCCGGTTGTACTTTAACCTGTAATTCCGGCTATACTAATAGCGGCGGAACCTGTGTAGCGGCTAGCAGTGGTGGTGGCATTATGCCATCTGGCAACAGTAATCAAACTCCGGCCGATACCGCAGCCGAAGAAACGCCGGCCGCTGCTTTAGAGTCCCCCGCAGAGTCACCCGCTAAAACCACAACCGCCTCCGAACTAACCGCTACTGCCGCGCAAAAAATCGTGGCCATGGCGGCTGAAGCTGCTGAAATAATTAAATCAGATATTAATAGCTTCTTAGGTAAATTCGGCTTTAAGCGCGATTTAGCTAAAGAAGATGTAGCCGTTAAAAAATATGTTAAAGACTTGATTAAGGGCGCTAAAGGCATAACTGCGGAAAAACAAAACGCCTTAAGCAACTTTATCGCTTACGGTACTTACACCACGGTTAAACTTGGCGAAGGTGAACGCGCCGGCGTGATTAATTCTTATAAATCCACTTTCGGCAAACTGCCGGCTACAGCGGAAGAATGGTCTGATGTCATAAAAATCGCCAATGGCAGATGGCCTACGGCCAGAGATAACAAATCAGAGAATGCCTCAACAGAAGCTTTTAAAAAAATATATAAACGTTCGCCTAACCGCGCTAATGCCAACGATGATGCCGCAGTTACCGTAATTGCCTACGGCTTAAGGCCGGCTAATAGAAACACTAATAGTGAAAAAGCCGCCATTAAAAGCTTTAAGGCAATTTACGGCTATGCACCGGTTAGCGCAACCGCTTGGGATATTGTAAGAGCCATTGCTTATTCCGGAGCTAAAAGATAA